DNA sequence from the bacterium genome:
CGGCCAGTATTTGAAAAAAGGGTCTCTGGTATGCGTGGAGGGTCCGATGAAAACACGTCGGTGGGATGACAAGAGCGGGGGTAAACATGCGTTGACGGAAGTCGTCGCCGAAACGATGCAGATGCTGGGGCATAAGAACGCCAAGCCGTCGGAGTCGGAAGGTGTACAGGAAGAAATGGAAATTCTTGCCGAAGCCACCGCATGACATCCGTTTTGTGCACGCCAGAGCTTGTCGGTATCTATGAACCGGCAAGCTTTGACTGTACGATGTTTTGCACGGAATTTTATTTGCACGTAAAAAAGCGTTTTTATACTTTGCGCACGTAAATAACAAAGCACAACTACAGACACACACGAAACAAGGAGCTTAGGATGGCAGACGAAATGGTATTGTCGGACAAAGACAAAAAAGCCGCGTTGGACCGCACGCTGACAGACATTGTCAAAGAATACGGTAAGGGATCTATCATGAAACTGGGCGAGCGCACGGCCATGCAGGTCGAGGTGTTTTCCACCGGTTCCATTTCGATCGATGCCGCACTGGGCGTCGGCGGTATTCCCCGCGGACGTATTACGGAAATTTACGGGCCGGAATCTTCCGGTAAAACCACTCTGTCGCTGCATGTCATAGCCGAAGCGCAAAAAGTCGGCGGCGTGGCAGCATTTATCGACGCCGAGCACGCACTCGATGCGATATATGCCAAGCGCCTTGGTGTGGATATTGATAATCTTTTGGTCTCTCAGCCCGATAACGGCGAACAAGCTCTGGAAATTACCGAACGTCTGGTTCGCAGCAATGCCGTCGATGTGATCGTGATTGACTCCGTTGCCGCCCTTGTTCCCCGCAGTGAAATTGACGGCGAAATGGGCGATGCGACCATGGGTGTGCAGGCGCGCCTCATGAGCCAGGCCATGCGTAAACTGACCGGCGCGGTGAGCAAATCCAAAACCTGCGTTATTTTTATCAATCAGGTGCGCGATAAGATCGGCGTCATGTTCGGCAATCCCGAAACGACGACCGGCGGACGGGCCTTGAAGTTTTATACATCCATTCGTGTGGACATTCGTCGCATCGGACAGATCAAAGCCGGTGAAAATCTTGTCGGTAACCGCACCAAAGTCAAAGTGGTGAAAAACAAGCTGGCGCCGCCTTTCAAAGAAGTCGAAGTGGATCTGATGTATGGTACCGGCATATCGCGCGAAGGCGATTTGGTGGACCTGGCGTCCACGATGAATATCGTCCAAAAAAGCGGAACATGGTTTTCTTTTGAAGATGAAAAAATCGGCCAAGGCCGCGAAAATGCGAAACAATATCTGACCGATAATCCGGTCATTTTGAAAAAAATCGAAACCCGCGTGCGTCAGGAATTGGGTATCGCACCGGCGGCGACGGAAAAAGAATCGCCGAAGCCTGCGCCGACCGCATCCGAAAAAAAATCAAAATAAAACGATAGAAGAGTAAGGATATACTTATGTCAAAAGGAACACTCAATAAAGTCATCATCATCGGCCGTCTGGGCGGTGATCCGGAACTGCGATATACACCGAGCGGTGCGCCGGTTGCGACGTTTAATGTCGCTACCAACGAATCCTACAAAGATAAAGAAGGTAAGCTGATCGAATCCACGGATTGGCATCGGATCGTGGCGTGGAATAAATTGGCCGAAATTTGCGGCCAATATCTTAAAAAAGGTTCGCTCGTTTACGTGGAAGGTAAGATCAAGACACGTTCGTATGACGACAAAGACGGTCAGAAAAAATATGTAACGGAAATTCGTGCCGATAACATGCAAATGCTGGGCGCTAAGATGGACGGAGGCCGCGGCGAAGCGTCGCTTCCGCATCCGGCCGATATGGGCGGAGGTATGGATCATGCCGCCGATGCGGGAGGCTCCTCGGGCAGTGATGATTTACCGTTTTAGTTATACGCATAGGCCGTAGATATACAAAGGCTGCACAGGTGGTGCAGCCTTTTTTTTATGCATAAATTTTTTCGATCGGCAAAAAAAGGTTTTTTGTTTTAGGTTAATTCGTTTCAAAAATTCGGCACATCGTTTTTCCCGTTGCATTTCTTTTTTTTCGTTCTATCTTACCAATGTATCACATATTTCGGAAGAGGAGCGTCTACAAAAAAATTCATTGCGAGTGCATCCGGCACGCTAGAGCAGTGAATGGCGGTGATAGACGCCGAAACAACGGATCTGGAAAATCGGTTGTTGGTTGCGGAGGTTAAACCCACGTGACTGTCATGATGCATGAAGCGCTTCCGGAATTGACGTCGCGATCTGCATTAAGGCCTTCCTTAAGCTCAATCCCGTACAATTCCCGTATCATGACTCTTCCTTACCGTTTGTAAGGAATTTTTTATTTATAACCTGAGGAATGGAGTCATGAACGATCTCATTATCGCCAAATTTGGCGGTACCAGTATGGGCACAGCCGAAGCGATGCGCCAAAGCGCGCGTATCGTTATTGCCGATA
Encoded proteins:
- a CDS encoding single-stranded DNA-binding protein; protein product: GQYLKKGSLVCVEGPMKTRRWDDKSGGKHALTEVVAETMQMLGHKNAKPSESEGVQEEMEILAEATA
- the recA gene encoding recombinase RecA — translated: MADEMVLSDKDKKAALDRTLTDIVKEYGKGSIMKLGERTAMQVEVFSTGSISIDAALGVGGIPRGRITEIYGPESSGKTTLSLHVIAEAQKVGGVAAFIDAEHALDAIYAKRLGVDIDNLLVSQPDNGEQALEITERLVRSNAVDVIVIDSVAALVPRSEIDGEMGDATMGVQARLMSQAMRKLTGAVSKSKTCVIFINQVRDKIGVMFGNPETTTGGRALKFYTSIRVDIRRIGQIKAGENLVGNRTKVKVVKNKLAPPFKEVEVDLMYGTGISREGDLVDLASTMNIVQKSGTWFSFEDEKIGQGRENAKQYLTDNPVILKKIETRVRQELGIAPAATEKESPKPAPTASEKKSK
- a CDS encoding single-stranded DNA-binding protein; the protein is MSKGTLNKVIIIGRLGGDPELRYTPSGAPVATFNVATNESYKDKEGKLIESTDWHRIVAWNKLAEICGQYLKKGSLVYVEGKIKTRSYDDKDGQKKYVTEIRADNMQMLGAKMDGGRGEASLPHPADMGGGMDHAADAGGSSGSDDLPF